DNA sequence from the Salvelinus namaycush isolate Seneca unplaced genomic scaffold, SaNama_1.0 Scaffold3000, whole genome shotgun sequence genome:
cctactaccataccctgttcaaaggcacttaggACTTTTGTCAcgcccatccaccctctgaatgacacacacacacaatccatgtctaatCTTTTTTCATCTTCATCTACACTGCTTAAATTGGTTTCAAcaggtaacatcaataagggatcatggctttcacctggattcacctggtcagtctgtcatggaaagagcaggtgttcttaatgttttgtacactcagtatgggtcaaacagtatgtaaacatgtaAAAGTGTCCAGTGTTCAGTGAGTCCATGTACacagggcagcagtctctaaggttcagggcagggcagGTAACTGGGTgcagtggtgactgtttaacagtctgatggccttgaggatAGAAGATGTTTAtaaagtctctcagtcccagcttcgATGCACCTGTACCGTCTCcgtcttctagatggtagcggggtgtaCAGGCCGTGGCTCGTTTGGAGCAACTTAGAAATTTGACTTTTGGAGAAACGTAGACAAACGTCAGAAGCGGAAGTCAAATTGGTAAAACTGTGAGATCTTGTTGAGATCAAAGCTGAATGTCTGCAAGATTACATCATGTCAGCAttctacataacacaacccaacATAATAGCCGTGTATAAAGTTGCTGTAAGACAAAACATACCACCTCATTTCCTAGGAGATTTTCGGATGATATTTCTGGCAGTTCTCTCATGCGGCCAGAAGTCAACAGTGCACACCACTAGGACAAATATGTGCTTTAATAGAAACTAAACACAGGTATGCTACAGTTTGTTAAAACCATCTTCTTTAAAATGTGCTCACTGTACATCATTCAAATCAACACTGTACAACTCAACAAGATCTAAATACAGATCCCTGTTAAACTGATGGAGAACACATGGTTGGTACGCAGATGCTGCATGGACATTTCACTGGTAAAACttgaagaattatcattcacgattgacagtgaGAAATGTAAAGGGAGGGTGACCACAACAATGTGTGTGTAAAGTAGAGGTTAAGAGACACAAAATGTGATTGGGACCTTCAGCTGTTGGGAAGAGGCTTCCAGGAGGGCGGAACAGGGGCAGGATGGTTACCTACAGACATGTTTTCAGGCTTGTGTTGCTCATCATCACTTTAtatttatctgttattttaccaggtaagttgactgagaacacattctcatttacagcaacaacctggtgaatagttacaggggagaggagggggatgaaagagccaattgtaaactggggattattaggtgaccgtgatggtttgagggccagattgggaatttagccaggacaccaggtgttaacatccctactcttacaatgagtcccatgggatctttaatgacctcagagagtcacccatttaacatcccttCCGAAAGACACCACCCTAGACAATATcccactgccctggggcattgggatattttttagaccagaggaaagagtgcctcctactggccctccaacaccacttccagcagcatttggtctcccatccaggggctgaccaggaccaaccctgcttagcttcagaagccagccagcagtggtatgcagggtggtatccTGCTGGCAGGTTATCTGAAGTGACTATTCAGTCACGATtgacagtgagacagtgagaaACAACCCAACATAATAGCCGAGTATAAAGTTGCTGTAAGACAAAACATACCACCTCATTTCCTAGGAGATTTTCGGATGATATTGCTCGCAGTCTCTCATGCAGCCAGAACTCATTACCTTATCTACCTGACACCTCCCTAACAGCTTAGCCCGCCCCCTCTataaattcaatttcaattcaaggggctttattggcatgggaaacacatgttaacattgccaaagcaagtgaagtagataataaacaaaagtgaagtaaacaataaaaatgaaggGTATATATTACActccaaaacaataaagacatttcaaatgtcatatgtgcaaatagtgaaagtctgtgtctcttcctctctcgatcacactctctctcttcctctctctatcacactcgctctcttcctctctctatcacactcgctctcttcctctgtgcttaagtttctctctctctctctctcttcttgcttcaGTGGTCTCTCTCCTCTGGCACATGGTGGAGAGCTGCAGGTCCCCTCCTGTTCATCATCATGAagttatgcaggacacaggtagccttcacagaTGCTTGAAATCCCCCACGAGACCAGGTGGCCCTGGTCACCCAACTGTGCAGTGCCCTACACAGtgactgtaggcaatcgttttgaagaaATCTCAAGTTGCAAGgcatctgtaggaatatggaagataaTGTCATTAGACTTTTACGTCACCAGGttattgtggattactaaagtataatatatCTTAAAACAAACATGATAGCATTGGATAgatgcatgtgtagcatgtgacaacagcaggatcatatcaaggatagcgtcgcaaatgaatacataaataccacttgaagcttgatgatgacttgatcatttgaatcagctaaggcaaaaataaaaatgtgcacCCCAGGAACAGGACTGGGAACCATTgctcttcatctgcagacagggtttcacagctctgtatctgaggacagaaaacagacttcattatactAAAATTAGAccgcactgaatattatgttactattatctccgtcctcacttcttaCTATGGAGTGGAACTACACAACAGTACCTGCCCAACCAGAATAGCCTACTCTACCTTCTTTGACAGTTGGAGCAGCTATCCTTTCACTctcttccatggctgttagctagctacctacaaatgcatttggagtttgttttacAATTACATCATGATAGCCATTATGAAGTTAGGTaactggtgatatttaattcagtTAGTCGTTGAGCGTTCTTaatggacattgttaatgaagTTGTAAGAGGTCTTATTTGTTTTtactaacaagctagcaagaagtTGCATAGTAACAGCCTCCGAATTGGAAGGATCAACTTCCGAATTGGAAGGATACCGTTCGTTTACAGTTTCCTAAAATAAACTAAAAGTATATacactcattaagtatgtagtgtACAGTGTgttatgggtattcgaacacggGTATAGTCTTTTCCCCAAAgtgtatttacttacttgaataggttctcccagcagCAATGTGGACGATTGGAAACAGGGCAACAACGTTTGTCACCAGAGCGGTTTAGAGCACACTACTATTTAACTTCCTGTAAACTatttacccatttaataaccagatcGTCATACAAACTTACTGTGTTGAATTATTGTTGCACAACCGAACTGCTGCTGCCAGCATGCCCACAAGCGAGCCACGCCGTAGTGTACAGGCCATAACAAATATCCTTTTCATTTTATGCACGTTATCACTCACTTTGCACTATACACATAACGATACACATAATATAAATGACGACGCGACACACAGCTTTTGTTTCTTATATCCCATAtgtagtgtcttagctcttattacttatATAATAAGAAAGACTCTTAAGAAATTGACAATTGACAATAAGAAATTGACAATAAGAAATTGACAATTTCAAATTCACACAGCTTTTGTTTCTTATATCCCATAtgtagtgtcttagctcttattacttatttatataataagAAAGACTCTGAATACAAGAAATTGACAATTTCAAATTCCAACATGACCTTCTTGTAGTTGCTGCAAAACCTGATGTTGGCATTTCTGGGGTATCATGACTCTCATTCCCCACATCAAACATCCTTGGTACGTTGTAATTACGTTTCTCCGCTGGAAATACGGAGTCAGCTCCTCTCTGCCTGTAGCTGGCCATCCTGACATGGTGTAGGTGAACACTTTTGACAAGGTCACATCTTTCCTTGTTCCCTGTTTGATAACTGTGCTTGTGACCGGTAGTGCCTCGAGCTGAGCGGTATGGAAAATGTCCACTGCATCCAcactcctttgtctttctcttgtACACGGCAGTCTGGATAATCCATCTGCATTTGTGTGGAGGGACGACGGCTTAAACTCAGTGACATACATATGACTGGGAGGAACAAGGCATATCGCTGTAACCTGGCTGCTGTCATACATATGACTGGGAGGAACAAGGCATATCGCTGTAACCTGGCTGCTGTCATTCATATGACTGGGAGGAACAAGGCATATCGCTGTAACCTGGCTGCTGTCATACATATGACTGGGAGGAACAAGGCATATCGCTGTAACCTGGCTGCTGTCATTCATATGACTGGGAGGAACAAGGCGTATCGCTGTAACCTGGCTGCTGGCATTCATATGACTGGGAGGAACAAGGCGTATCGCTGTAACCTGGCTGCTGTCATACATATGACTGGGAGGAACAAGGCATATCGTTGTAACCTGGCTGCTGGCATTCATATGACTGGGAGGAACAAGGCATATCGTTGTAACCTGGCTGCTggcattcatatgactggaaGGAACAAGGCGGATCGCTGTAACCTGGCTGCTGGCATTCCCAGAATGCCTTTCTTTGGACTGACAATGGAAAGCAACGGCTGGTGATCCGTAACCAGTGAAACGCTTGCCATATAGGTATGCGTGGAGTGTCTTGACGCCCCACACTAGCGCCAGTGCTTCTTTGTCGATTTGTGAGTAGTTTTTCTCTGCATCATTCAACGTTCGTGACGCAAATGCAACTGGCCTCTCTGACccatctttcagtgtgtgtgaaaGGACGGCCCCGCAGCCATAAGGGGACGCATCACAAGCCAACTTCACTGGCAGTTCAGGGTCGTAATGCATCAGGACCTGTTCAGATGTGATGAGCCGTTTTGCTTCAAGAAATGCAGTTTCACACTGTTCTGTCCACCGCCATGTCCTATTCTTTTCCAGGAGCTGATTTAGAGGCTGGAGTACTGCTGAAAGGTTTGGGAGGAATCTTCTGTAGTAATTGATCAGTCCA
Encoded proteins:
- the LOC120039805 gene encoding uncharacterized protein LOC120039805 — its product is MHYDPELPVKLACDASPYGCGAVLSHTLKDGSERPVAFASRTLNDAEKNYSQIDKEALALVWGVKTLHAYLYGKRFTGYGSPAVAFHCQSKERHSGNASSQVTAIRLVPSSHMNASSQVTTICLVPPSHMNASSQVTTICLVPPSHMYDSSQVTAIRLVPPSHMNASSQVTAIRLVPPSHMNDSSQVTAICLVPPSHMYDSSQVTAICLVPPSHMNDSSQVTAICLVPPSHMYDSSQVTAICLVPPSHMYVTEFKPSSLHTNADGLSRLPCTRERQRSVDAVDIFHTAQLEALPVTSTVIKQGTRKDVTLSKVFTYTMSGWPATGREELTPYFQRRNVITTYQGCLMWGMRVMIPQKCQHQVLQQLQEDTEL